The DNA window CCGCTAAGCCAGTCTTTTCAGCCACTTCCTTTGTTGTTTGATGGAATAGTTGGAGGAGCATTGCTCTTAtatctttgaagatctggtaaaATTCACCATCAAATCCATTTGTCTCCTTTAGCTGAAAGAATTTGggggttttgtgttttggtttctctgtgtagccctggctgtcctggaactcactctgtagaccaggctggcatcaaactcagagatctcctgtctttgcctcatgagtgctaagattaaaggcaaaCACCAGAGTTTTAATTCCTGTTTTTATCTCACTGTTACagttatgtttacattttttaatctCATCTTCATTTAAATTGCTAGATCATATTGcatttagaaattaatttcttttagatttcctaATTTAGTagaatatgtttttaaggtaagacctaatgattctctgaattttatTAGTATCCATTGTAATGGTTCCCTTTTCAGGTCTGATTTTATTTTGACCTTCTCTCTTTTGGTTATTTTGGTTAAGGTTTTTTCTATCTTGTTAAATAAccaatttttctgtctttttaaagaactAATTTTTTGTTTCTATCTTTTTAAGGAACCAGTTCTTGTGTTTCATTTTTGGCTCATATATTGCTTTTACTTGTTTGATACCATTCCATTAATTTCTTCCCTAATCTTAATGATCTATTGTTTGTGGGGtttcacttgtttttctttttttcctaggcCCTAAGGTATATCATTAAATTGTTTCAGATTACtctgtggtgtttggtttttttttttattgttgttgttgttttttttttttttggtttttcaagacagggtttctctgtgtagctttgtgcctttcctgtttTTTAATGTGAGCATTTAAAGCTATAAACTTTCCCTTTAGTACTGTTTTCCTTGTATCCTATAGGCATTGatgtattgtgttttcatttgattctagaaatttttaataagattttcttgatttcttcaaggACCTAATCCTTATTCAGTAGTGTGTTGTTTAATCTCCAGGATTAAAATCTCTCGACTCTTGGGCTTCTCTCATTCTCTTGTGCTTTGTGTACGTTATGGGAtctgttttagagaaggttccatgggcttctgagaagaatgtgtattctgcAGTATTTGGATGGAATAGACATTCTATAGTTAGGTATCTGTTAGGTCCCTGTTACTTAGGATATCATTTAATTCAGAGatttctcttcttattttttgTTGGAAACATCTGTCagttggtgagagtagggtatgAAAGTTACCCACTGCCATTGTGCTAGATGAATCTGTGACTTTACTTCAGTataatttgttttatgaaattggacGCACCTGTGTTTGGGGCATATGTACGTAAAATCTTAATGTCCTTTTTAATGGTTTGTTCTCTTAATCAGTGTAAGGTGACTatcttttctttctagtttttgtttgaagtctgtttCATCACGATCACCTGCTTCATTTCCAGGTGCACTTGCTTGGAACACCTTTTTCCATCCTTTCGCACAAGATGATGTCGGTCTTTTTTGGTAATATGCATTTCTTAGAGGTAGTTGACAGATGGTTTCTGTTTGGGGGTCCAGTCTACtattctgtgtcttttgattgggggGTTGCAACCATCAATCTTCAGAGTTCTTCAGAGGTGTGTGTTGGTGCCTATCATTTGTTGATTTTGTGctgattgtttttttcttcttcctttcttggtGAACTATTATGCTAGCATGATTTATTCTTTCCTATGGTTTCATGGATggacttgtttttatttccagTCTAAAGGATCCCTTCAAGTATTTTCTATCAAACTTCCtttagccagtttttttttttaattatggaaagtttttatttttccttcgtTTATGACAGTTTTGCTGACTATAGTTCTAGTTTGGTTGGCAGTTGTCTTTTAGAACTTCAGAACATCTGTCTAGGCCTCCTAGCATTTAAAGTTTCAGTTGAATAATCTGCTCTTAGTCTGATGGGCATACCCTTTGTGTTTCTCCCTTTATTCTGTGTACTTAGTGCTTTAGTTACATCGTGACAAAGGAGGTATCTTTTCTGGTCTGTGTAGTGTCTTGAATGCCTCCTGTATCTGGATTGACATTTCTGTTCTCattcttttaaaagtgttttccaTGCCTTTacagatttttctccttctccacctGTCATGCATAGAGTTGGTCTTTACAGAGTGTCACATATTTGGAATTCTCACTACTACTTACTCTTTTCTCTGTCCTTGTTGAATTGTTTCAGTTCTCCTGTCTTGTCCTTCAGATATTCTGTCCTCTCCTTGATCCATTCTATTCTGTTGCTGAGACTTTCCACAGAGCCTTTTACTTGGTTtactttgttcttcttttttctttttcaatttcccAATGAGCATGACTTTATCTAAAAATTCAAACAGTGCTGCAGAGACATtgatatttaaactttaaaatgctGCATGTTAGATTTACTTGGCAAAGACCACATTTAAAAGCCAATTAGGCCgagccgtggtggtgcacacctctaatcccagtgctcaggaggcagaggcaggaacatctctgtgagttcaaggccagcctggtctacagagtgaattccaagacaaccagggctaaacagagaaacgctgttttgaaccccccccccaaaaaaaaagcaaattggcATGAATTATAAAAactgtaaaaaacaaaattttctgttgtttataaataCCATTTTAAGTGTAAGAGTATAAAAAATGCATAGCTCTTCAAAGAATTGGCTGTATGAGAGTATTCCCCTTTCATGGCATCCCTTTTTACTTCATATGCAGGTTGTTGGTAATGCTGTGGGGTTCAATTTTTAAAGCACTAAAAGGCAGCTGTATAGAGAAGTGTGGTCTCTGCAGCCTCAATGTTCTGTATGGTTTTGTTCCAGGAGTATCTTAAGTTATGGGCCAACCTGTATtacgtatacatatacataccctATCTCAacatacccccccccacacacacacacaaaagcttttGTGTATGTGGCAGGGTTGGGGGGAATCTTAGGTTTCTTTGTTAAGTTATATAGCAAGAAAAATTGCTGTTGAAGTTACATATGATAATTTACATATTGTTATTGACatttttctattgtattttctgAGGAAATTGTATTTCCTCTGCTAATTTCGGCTtactctttttgagacaaggttagAAAAGTACATTGTGGATCCTGTAAGATGACGCAGTGTGTGAAGGCACTTGGGAGTGGAGCTCCATTTCCTGGAGCCCACacaaaggtagaaagagaaactgaTGCCACCAGATTGTCTTTGGCCTCCACAGATGTACACGTTCCCATGAATTTGAGCATCCTAGGCATGTGCTCTTCTGAGCTACATTTccggtttgtttgtttttttcttctgaacttGTCAAATTTATTTGGTTCTGAATGATAGTAACATGGTTACTTATTTTATCAGTATATTTAACAGTATTTCAAAACTGTGGCGGGGGAGAGGGGGCATGCTTGCCTTGGCACACACTTTTCAAGGTCAGAAGTTGATGGGTGTGTTCTTTAGCTCACTCCCTAATTGTTGTCGTCTCTGGCTGAAAGTGAAGCCAACAGCAAAGGCCCAGGATGCGCCTGCTGCCTCCAGTGCTCAGTTACAGGTATACATCTCACTTTTACtgagatctgaattcaggtcttcatgttgaTAGTCACCGGCCCATCTCCCATGTCCTCTTTGTTTAGTCAAGCATGGCCTCACTCTATAGGCTAGGATTAATTCAAATGCagagcaatccttctgcctcaaccttccacaTGCCAGGATTGTAGACATTATCACCACTCCCAACTCAAAATACTTTCTGTAATAGTATATTATTGATTTGTAGTTAGATATAGCTGTTTCGATTGTTTTTGCTATTcagaaacttgatttttttttaataacttttaacCATATAATTAACTTCCAAAGGAAAAGCCATAAAATAAGTgtaccgggcagtggtggcacatgcctttatcccatcactcagaaggctgaggtaggtggatctctgagttctaggacagcctggtcttcaaagccagttccaggtcacacaggctacacagtgagagcttgtctcaaaaaaaacccaaaaaagttAGCTGGAGAGGTAACTCATTGTTTgcctcttcaagaggacctgggttcaattcctaacaccacatgtcggctcacaaccatctgtgactctcgTTTCAGAGGCTCTGACTCTCTTCTGGTGTCCACAGGCCACCCCTGATGTACAtcttgtgcacagacacacataaagcCAAAATACATACCCACAATAATACAAGTATGGATTGatttatttagacagggtctctccgtgtattcctggctgtcctaaagcttgctgtagacaaggctgacttTAAATTCGAGAAGTTTTTGGGCCTTTTCCTatggagtgttggaattaaaagcatgcaccactgtaCTCAACACAAAAATAGCTTTCTTAAGAAACGAAAtaaaatgccaggtggtggtggcagacacctttaatcccagtcatcaggaggcagaggcaggcagaggcagtctgaggccagcctggtctacagagcaagttccaggacagccagggctacccagagaaaccctgtcttgaaccccttccaaaaaataaatcaaataaataatttttaaaaacttagatacATAATACAAAATGACAGTGTTCTCAAACACAtgttaatacatattttttttttttgtcagatttTTGGTGCTGGTGAAGGCACTTGGTGCCAAGCATGACACTCAGGTGTCCACCTGATTTCAAACATTAGAGACCATGTAGTAAAGGGAGATCATCAATTCGCTCATATTGTCCTAACctccacagacatgtacacagtaaataaataataaagtaaaaacagcCCACATTCATATGTTAGTAGTCAGAAATAAGATGATAATAGAAAATAACAATTTACTATGTCAAAAAATCATGAAGATGCATCTAAAATAAATATGTAGGTTTATATTATTGACAGTCAGCAAAGAAAATCTTAAATCAGAAGTGCTTccaaatgcctgtaatcccatggGAGACTGACACAGGCAGATCACtgaggatttgaggccagcctggctatgtagacaggccagccttgtctcagaaaatgaaaagaaacagaccAATACTGATTGCATTTGATGTAGTTGTAGATGAGCTAACAGAAAGTAGCATTAgtgcacttttttgttttgtttcacattCACGGTGAGGGGGGGCATCTGTATGTTGTTATTTATGTGCTGCACTATGAgggtggaggtctgaggacaacgtACGGAGTTGAGTCTCTTTTCTACTTGTGAGTTctctagggattaaactcaggttgtcaggcttagtgtCAAGTACATTTACTCAGTGACTCATGTTGCTAGttagatttttggttttttagagacaTTTTCGCTGTATAGCTCTATCTGGCCTTTAACTCACTTTATAgtctgggctcaaactcagagccgtactctgccttccatgtgttgaggttataggcatgtgccattatgccCCACTTAACactaattttcttaaaaatgttttcctgaGACTAGAGAAATGACTTAGTGTTGAAAGtacttgctgcccttccagagtgtcttagtttctttcccaGCACCTTTACAGGGAGGCTTACAACAGCTTGCTCCAGGAAATCTGGCTTCAGTGAGCACCTACACCAGTAGCGGGCATGTGTACAAACATACACGCACAAtcttaaaaaattgtattttgccctgtgtgtgtgtgtgtgtatgagagagagagagagagacagacagacagacagacagacagatgtagtcaaattgttGGATTGTAATGCGAAATTAAAGTGTTATGAGATTTGCTCTCTCTGAAACCTTTTTCTTGCTCACATTTTAGGACCCTTCAAAACTGTACAAGAAAGCAGGTGATGCAGCAGCCATGGAATGCCAGTCTGAAGAAAACATCCATCTTCATTCACAGGGAGAAAAGAATCCTTTGTCCAAGAAGCTTTCTCCAGTACATTCACAAATGGCCGATTACATTAACGCATCTCCATCTCTGGTTGGCAGTCGGGATCCTGATATAAAGGACAGAGCATTACTTAATGGAGGAACCAGTGTAACAGAAAAGTTGGCACAGCTCATTGCTACCTGTCCTCCTTCCAAGTCTTCCAAGACAAAACCGAAGAAGTTAGGAACTGGCACTACAGTAGGATTGGTTAGCAAGGACTTAATCAGGAAACCAGGTGTTGGCTCTATAGCTGGAATAATTCATAAGGACTTAATGAAAAAGCCAGCTCTTAGCACAGCAGTTGGGTTGGTAACTAAAGATCCAGGGAAAAAGCCTGTGTTCAATGCAGCGGTAGGACTGATCAGTAAGGACTCCGTGAAAAAACTGGGACCTGGCACTACAACGGTATTCATTAATAAAGACTTAGGCAAAAAGCCAGGGACTATCACTACAGTAGGACTGCTGAGCAAAGATTCAGGAAAGAAGCTAGGAATTGGGATCGTTCCAGGTTTAGTGAATAAAGAGTCTGGCAAGAAATTAGGACTTGGCACCGTAGTTGGACTGGTTAATAAAGAGTTGGGAAAGAAATTGAGTTCTACAGTTGGCCTAGTGGCCAAGGATGTTACGAAGAAGATTGTAGCAAGTTCAGCAATGGGACTGGTTAATAAGGACATTGGAAAGAAATTAGTGAGTTGTCCTATTGCAGGACTGGGCAGTAAAGATGCCTTAAACCTTAAATCTGAAGCACTGCTCCCCACTCAGGAACAACTTAAAGCTTCTTGTAGTGCAAACATCAATCATCATGAAAGTCAAGAACTTCCTGAGTCTCTGAAAGACAGTGCTGCCAGCAAAGCTTTTGAGAAGAATGTTCTGCGGCACAGTAAAGAAAGCATGTTGGAAAAGTTTTCAGTCCGAAAAGAAATGACTACCTTGGAGAAAGAACTATATAATGAAGCAACATGCATTCAGCAAGACAATTTTTCATCTAATGAACGGGGAGcctttgagacctcaaagcatgAAAAGCAACCTCCTGTATATTGCACTTCTACAGACTTTCAAATGGGAGGTGCCTCTGATGCATCTACAGCTAAGTCTCCCTTTGGTGCAGTAGGAGAAAGCAATCTTCCTTCCCCATCACCTACTGTATCTATTAACCCTTTAACCAGAAGCCCCCCCGAAACGTCTTCACAGCTGGCTCCAAACCCGTTACTTTTAAATTCTACGGTGGAACAAATGGAAGACATTTCTGAATCTATTGGAAAGAACCAGTTTACTGCTGAAAGTACTCACTTAAATGTTGGTCATAGGTCATTAAGTCATAGCATAGGGATTGAGTGTAAAGGAATCGATAAAGAAATCAGTGAATCAAAAAATACACATCTAGATATTCCTAGAATAAGTTCTTCCTTGGGAAAAAAGCCAAGTTTGGCTTCTGACTCTGGTATTCCTACAATTACCCCTTCAGTTGTTAACTTTACTAGTTTATTTAGTAACAAGCCTTTTTTAAAACTTGGTGCAGTAGCTGCATCAGACAAACACTGCCAAGTTGCCGAAAGCCTGAGCACTAGTTTCCAGTCCAAAccattcaaaaaaagaaaaggaagaaaacctcGGTGGACTAAAGTGGTGGCAAGAAGCACATGCCGGTCTCCAAAAGGACTAGAATTAGAAAGAgctgagctttttaaaaatgtttcctgtAGCTCACTATCAAATAGTTCTGAGCCAGCTAAGTTTATGAAAAATATCGGAGCATCATCTTTTGTAGATCATGACTTCCTTAAACGCCGATTGCCAAAGTTGAGTAAGTCTACAGCTCCATCTCTTGCTCTCTTAACTGACAGTGAAAAACCATCTCACAAATCTTTTCTTGCTCACAAACTGTCCTCCAGTATGTGTGTCACTAGTGATCTTTTGTCGGATATTTATAAGCCCAGGAGAGGAAGACCTAAAGCTAAGGAGATGCCTCAGTTAGAAGGTCCACCTAAGAGGACTTTAAAAATACCTGCCTCTAAAGTTTTTTCTTTACAGtcaaaagaagaacaagaacCCCCAATTTTACAGCCAGAAATTGAAATTCCTTCCTTCAAACAAAGTTTGTCTGTATCTCCTTTTCCAAAAAAGAGAGGCAGGCCTAAGAGGCAGATGAGGTCTCCAGTAAAGATGAAGCCACCCGTCCTATCAGTGGCTCCATTTGTTGCCACTGAAAGTCCAAGTAAGCTAGAGTCTGAAGGTGAGAACCAGAGAAGTAGCAGTGATTTCTTTGAGAGTGAGGACCAGCTTCAGGATACAGATGACTTAGAGGACAGTCACAGGCAAAGTGTCTGCAGTATGAGTGATCTTgagatggaaccagaaaaaaaaatgagcaaacgAAACAATGGACAATTAATGAAAACAATTATccgcaaaataaataaaatgaagactttaaagagaaaaaaactgttgaatcagattctttcaagttctgtagAATCAAGTAATAAAGGGAAAGTACAGTCCAAACTTCATAATACAGTATCAAGTCTTGCTGCTACATTTGGCTCTAAATTGGGCCAACAAATAAATGTCAGTAAGAAAGGAACCATTTATATAGGGAAGAGAAGGGGTCGCAAACCAAAAACTGTTTTAAATGGCCTTCTTTCTGGCAGCCCTGCCAGCCTGGCCGTGCTTGAACAGACAGCTCAGCAGGCAGCTGGGTCAGCCTTAGGACAGATCCTTCCCCCTTTACTGCCTTCACCTGCTCGGAGCTCTGAGCTCCTTCCATCCCCCGTTTGCTCTCAGTCTCCTGGGACTAGTGGAGGTCAGAGCCCTGTTAGTAGTGAGGCAGGCTTTGTGGAACCTAGTTCAGTGCCATATTTGCATATGCACTCCAGGCAGGGCAGGATGATCCAGACTCTGGCAATGAAGAAAGCTTCCAAGGGGAGGAGGAGGTTATCTCCTCCTACTTTGTTGCCAAATTCTCCTTCTCATTTGAGTGAACTCACATCCTTGAAAGAAGCTACTCCTTCCCCAGTTAGTGAGTCTCATAGTGATGAGACCATTCCCAGTGATAGTGGCATTGGGACAGATAATAACAGCACATCAGACAGGGCAGAGAAGTTTTGTGGACAGAAAAAGAGGAGACATTCTTTTGAACACATTTCTCTGATTCCCCCTGAACCCTCTACTGTCCTAAACAGtcttaaagaaaaacataaacacaagTGTAAGCGCAGGAGTCATGATTACCTCAGCTATGACAAGATGAAAAGACAGAAACGGAAACGGAAAAAGAAATATCCCCAGCTTCGAAGTAGGCAGGATCCAGACTTCATCGCAGAGCTAGAGGAGCTGATAAGTCGTCTAAGTGAGATTCGGATCACCCACCGAAGTCATCATTTTATTCCCCGAGACCTCCTGCCAACTATTTTTCGAATCAATTTTAATAGTTTCTATACACATCCTTCTTTTCCTTTAGATCCTTTGCACTACATTCGGAAGcctgatttaaaaaagaaaagagggaggccCCCTAAGATGAGGGAGGCAATGGCGGAAATGCCTTTTATGCACAGCCTTAGTTTTCCTCTATCTAGTACTGGGTTTTACCCTTCTTATGGCATGCCTTATTCTCCTTCACCCCTCACAGCTGCTCCGATAGGGTTAGGTTACTATGGAAGGTATCCCCCCACTCTTTACCCACCACCTCCATCTCCTTCATTCACCACTCCACTGCCACCCCCTTCCTATATGCATGCTGGTCATTTATTGCTCAATCCTACCAAATACCATAAGAAAAAGCATAAGCTCCTTAGACAGGAGGCTTTTCTTACAACCAGCAGGACTCCTCTCCTTTCCATGAGCACCTACCCCAGTGTACCTCCTGAGATGGCTTATGGTTGGATGGTGGAGCACAAACACAGACACCGTCACAAACACAGAGAACACCGTTCTGAACAACCCCAGGTTTCCATGGACACTGGCTCTTCCAGATCTGTCTTGGAATCTTTGAAACGGTACCGATTTGGAAAGGATACTGTTGGAGATCGATATAAGCATAAGGAAAAGCATAGGTGTCACATGTCCTGCCCTCATCTCTCTCCTTCAAAGAGCTTaataaacagagaagaacagtgggTTTCTCGAGAGCCTTCGGAATCAAGTTCTTTAGCCTTGGGATTGCAAACGCCTTTACAGATTGACTGCTCGGAAAGTTCCCCAAGTTTGTCCCTTGGAGGATTTACGCCCAATTCTGAGCCAGCCAGCAGTGATGAACATATGAACCTTTTTACAAGTGCAATAGGCAGCTGCAGAGTTTCAAACCCTAACTCCAGTTGCCGGAAGAAATTAACTGACAGCCCTGGACTCTTTCCTGTACAAGATACTGCACTAAATCGGCCTCACAGAAAGGAACCCTTGCCTTCCAACGAAAGGACAATACAGACATTGGCAGGTAAGAGGGTATTTTGTTGTCTATTTGTGTTACAGTAATAAATTATTTTCCCACTGGTTTCTGGATTCATGTACTtgagctttttattaaatttatgcattatttttgtttttataagtgtATTTTGAAATCTccaaagtttttattttacttagatGTAAGGAGTAAGAAATATCTTTGTACTAAGTTTTAAGAAgcatcattaaaaaacaaaaagaactttgGGAACCAGGAAAAATGCTCCAACTCTTTCACAAAAGCTTGTGCTTCATTCCTtaatggagaaatggctcagacaCTTGTGAGCAGTAGGTAGCACTTACTCTATGCTAGTTGAATTATTACAAATGTTTCTGTGTTACACAAAAATCCCATGTCTCAATAAAAATTTAACTGTTGAAAACTTTCAGGAGTATGATTTGACTGAATATTCAGAGAGGTTTTATGTTCCagattatttttaagtttcttcaTCAAAGTTATTTCAATTAGATATAAAGAGACAACCTAAATCATTCATTTGTAGCTCCTAGAAAAATGCTTTTTGAGACTGGAGAAGGTGGAAATAAAACTGGAATCATTGCTTATGCAAATAAGGGATGTAACTTAGCAATTACTATAATCTTTAAAAGGTTTATAAGTTAACTATAAAGTCTGGTGCTGTGAGTAAATATTATATCTGTGTATTCGTGTCTGATTTTTCTAGAAATAACTTGGGCAGGAACATTAGAGCTGAGTGACACTGTAGTGCTCACCATAGTGAGCAACGAGTCATTCATTTCTATCCTTATCCCTTTAAAAGGGTAAAAATTTGTatattagagagaaaaaaaaccctcagagacaagtagggtttttttttctaattttttttttttttttttttttttaattcatggacgttaaaaaaatcaaaatctgtCTTAGTGGAAAAGATAGGCTTACTTCTTTAAAATGTAGAAGaaaatggggactggagaggtagctcagtgctGGAGACAGTAGCTGCTCTCTCCAGAGGTCCGGGTTTGATTGACAGCCCCTGCACAGCAGCTCAGTTTGTAGCTCCAGTTCATGGGGTCTGACATCCTCTTCGCTTCTCCTAGGCACCAGGAAAGCAAGTGTGCACAGACtacgtgcaggcaaaactctcaagcacagaaaaataaaatctcgtttttcttctgttttgaggcaggttctctctttgtaaccctggctgtcttagaactgtgtagaccaggctgcccttaaactcaaAGAGTACATATTTTCCTCTGCCTtgaaagtgctgggatcaaaggcgtgtatACCATCACCACACCCtggttaaaatatttctttgtttgtttatctagctttatttttgaggcaggatctcactcactatgtagctctggctatcctggaactcacagagaacccacCTTCCTctggtgagtgctgggatcaaagatgtgtaccatcacacctggcttccttttatttttttaaccccccagggatatttttgtttctttttttttaatttcttgttcgCTTACTTTATTGTACATTTACACCTCATCCAATATTTCTGTTTTAACATGGAGGAAAATACTTCTATACCTTATTTTATTTgacagattttttgtttttgtttttgtttttgtttttgtttttcgagacagggtttctctgtgtagttttgcgccttccctggaactcactttgtagtcccggctggcctcgaactcacagagatctgcctggctctgcctcccgagtgctgggattaaaggcgtgcgccaccaccgcccggccagaattttttttaacaattatttaATCAATgctagttttgtgttttttgggtttgttttttttttttttttttctagaggcaaggtttctctgtgtagccctggctgtcccagaactttctctgtagaccaggctggcctcaaactcacagagatccgcctggctctgcctcccaagtgctgggattaaaggcatatgccaccactgcctggccaccaTTGCTAGTTTTGGGATATCAAGTATTTGCTAGGTAGGTGTTATACTCTGGGAGCCCTTGTTTATAATAGGAATTGCgatacatgttttatttttctgtggagGAGAGGGATAATAACGAAAATTGTATTAAGTTTCCTGATTGTGAAGTTGGGTGTGg is part of the Peromyscus eremicus chromosome 6, PerEre_H2_v1, whole genome shotgun sequence genome and encodes:
- the Ash1l gene encoding histone-lysine N-methyltransferase ASH1L, translating into MDSRNTAMLGLGSDSEGFSRKSPSTISPGTLASKREGEVESNTKKEEEDPRKRTRERSGDAGKDAGLPDAQQQQFSVKETNFSEGNVKLKIGLQAKRTKKPPKNLENYVCRPAIKTTVKHSRRALKSGKMTDEKSDRCPSKWDPSKLYKKAGDAAAMECQSEENIHLHSQGEKNPLSKKLSPVHSQMADYINASPSLVGSRDPDIKDRALLNGGTSVTEKLAQLIATCPPSKSSKTKPKKLGTGTTVGLVSKDLIRKPGVGSIAGIIHKDLMKKPALSTAVGLVTKDPGKKPVFNAAVGLISKDSVKKLGPGTTTVFINKDLGKKPGTITTVGLLSKDSGKKLGIGIVPGLVNKESGKKLGLGTVVGLVNKELGKKLSSTVGLVAKDVTKKIVASSAMGLVNKDIGKKLVSCPIAGLGSKDALNLKSEALLPTQEQLKASCSANINHHESQELPESLKDSAASKAFEKNVLRHSKESMLEKFSVRKEMTTLEKELYNEATCIQQDNFSSNERGAFETSKHEKQPPVYCTSTDFQMGGASDASTAKSPFGAVGESNLPSPSPTVSINPLTRSPPETSSQLAPNPLLLNSTVEQMEDISESIGKNQFTAESTHLNVGHRSLSHSIGIECKGIDKEISESKNTHLDIPRISSSLGKKPSLASDSGIPTITPSVVNFTSLFSNKPFLKLGAVAASDKHCQVAESLSTSFQSKPFKKRKGRKPRWTKVVARSTCRSPKGLELERAELFKNVSCSSLSNSSEPAKFMKNIGASSFVDHDFLKRRLPKLSKSTAPSLALLTDSEKPSHKSFLAHKLSSSMCVTSDLLSDIYKPRRGRPKAKEMPQLEGPPKRTLKIPASKVFSLQSKEEQEPPILQPEIEIPSFKQSLSVSPFPKKRGRPKRQMRSPVKMKPPVLSVAPFVATESPSKLESEGENQRSSSDFFESEDQLQDTDDLEDSHRQSVCSMSDLEMEPEKKMSKRNNGQLMKTIIRKINKMKTLKRKKLLNQILSSSVESSNKGKVQSKLHNTVSSLAATFGSKLGQQINVSKKGTIYIGKRRGRKPKTVLNGLLSGSPASLAVLEQTAQQAAGSALGQILPPLLPSPARSSELLPSPVCSQSPGTSGGQSPVSSEAGFVEPSSVPYLHMHSRQGRMIQTLAMKKASKGRRRLSPPTLLPNSPSHLSELTSLKEATPSPVSESHSDETIPSDSGIGTDNNSTSDRAEKFCGQKKRRHSFEHISLIPPEPSTVLNSLKEKHKHKCKRRSHDYLSYDKMKRQKRKRKKKYPQLRSRQDPDFIAELEELISRLSEIRITHRSHHFIPRDLLPTIFRINFNSFYTHPSFPLDPLHYIRKPDLKKKRGRPPKMREAMAEMPFMHSLSFPLSSTGFYPSYGMPYSPSPLTAAPIGLGYYGRYPPTLYPPPPSPSFTTPLPPPSYMHAGHLLLNPTKYHKKKHKLLRQEAFLTTSRTPLLSMSTYPSVPPEMAYGWMVEHKHRHRHKHREHRSEQPQVSMDTGSSRSVLESLKRYRFGKDTVGDRYKHKEKHRCHMSCPHLSPSKSLINREEQWVSREPSESSSLALGLQTPLQIDCSESSPSLSLGGFTPNSEPASSDEHMNLFTSAIGSCRVSNPNSSCRKKLTDSPGLFPVQDTALNRPHRKEPLPSNERTIQTLAGSQSSSDKPSQRSSESTNCSPTHKRSSSESTSSTVNGIPSRSPRLVASMDDSVDSLLQRIVQHDEQESVEKNTDASITTVSVPPSSSPGHSYSKERALGKSDSLLVPAVPSDSCNNNIPLLSEKLASRCPPHHIKRSVVEAMQRQARKMCNYDKILATKKNLDHVNKILKAKKLQRQARTGNNFVKRRPGRPRKCPLQAVVSMQAFQAAQFVNPELNEGEDVALHLSPDTVTDVIEAVVQSVNLNSEHKKGLKRKNWLLEEQSRKKQKTVPEEEEQENNKSFIEAPVEIPSPLETPAEPSEPESTLQPVLALIPREKKAPRPPKKKYQRAGLYSDVYKTTDPKSRLIQLKKEKLEYTPGEHEYGLFPAPIHVGKYLRQKRIDFQLPYDILWQWKHNQLYKKPDVPLYKKIRSNVYVDVKPLSGYEATTCNCKKPDGDTRKGCGDDCLNRMIFAECSPNTCPCGEQCCNQRIQRHEWVQCLERFRAEEKGWGIRTKEPLKAGQFIIEYLGEVVSEQEFRNRMIEQYHNHSDHYCLNLDSGMVIDSYRMGNEARFINHSCDPNCEMQKWSVNGVYRIGLYALKDVPAGTELTYDYNFHSFNVEKQQLCKCGFEKCRGIIGGKSQRMNGLTSHKSSQPMSTHKKSGRSKEKRKSKHKLKKRRGHPSEEPSENINTPTRLTPQLQMKPMSNRERNFVLKHHVFLVRNWEKIHQKQEEVKHTRDIHSSSLYTRWNGICRDDGNIKSDVFMTQFSALQTARSVRTRRLAAAEENLEVARAARLAQIFKEICDGIISYKDSSQQALAAPLLNLPPKKKNADYYEKISDPLDLSTIEKQILIGYYKTVEAFDADMLKVFRNAEKYYGRKSPIGRDVCRLRKAYYSARHEASAQIDEIVGETASEADSSETSVSEKENGHEKDDDIIRCICGLYKDEGLMIQCDKCMVWQHCDCMGVNTDVEHYLCEQCDPRPVDREVPMIPRPHYAQPGCVYFICLLRDDLLLRQGDCVYLMRDSRRTPDGHPVRQSYRLLSHINRDKLDIFRIEKLWKNEKEERFAFGHHYFRPHETHHSPSRRFYHNELFRVPLYEIIPLEAVVGTCCVLDLYTYCKGRPKGIKEQDVYICDYRLDKSAHLFYKIHRNRYPVCTKPYAFDHFPKKLTPKRDFSPHYVPDNYKRNGGRSSWKADRSKPPLKDLGQEDDALPLIEEVLASQEQAASEMPSPEEPEQERVPADLSDSGKKPEEGSQEPQLASTPEERRHTQRERLNQILLSLLEKIPGKNAIDVTYLLEEGSGRRLRRRTLFIPENSFRK